From the genome of Scytonema hofmannii PCC 7110, one region includes:
- a CDS encoding CheR family methyltransferase, giving the protein MTQLSIENLLKQKIGLDPSTLGSVTMKRAISQCMANCGLTDITDYLVRLQTSTQELEQLIEMVVVPETWFFRDREPFVFLSRYVMSEWFPNHRDRVMRVLSIPCSTGEEPYSIAIALTEAGLAAQSVGCTSVNWLTEVT; this is encoded by the coding sequence ATGACTCAGTTATCAATTGAGAATTTACTGAAACAGAAGATAGGGTTAGATCCGAGTACCCTTGGCTCTGTCACCATGAAGAGAGCAATTTCTCAATGCATGGCAAATTGTGGTTTGACTGACATAACAGATTATCTGGTACGATTGCAAACATCAACTCAGGAACTAGAACAATTGATTGAAATGGTAGTCGTGCCAGAGACGTGGTTTTTTCGGGACAGAGAACCTTTTGTATTTTTAAGCCGCTATGTCATGTCTGAATGGTTTCCAAACCATCGCGATCGAGTAATGCGTGTCTTGAGTATACCATGTTCAACAGGTGAAGAACCATACTCGATCGCGATCGCACTTACTGAAGCTGGGTTAGCTGCCCAATCTGTAGGCTGCACATCTGTCAATTGGCTAACTGAGGTCACTTGA
- a CDS encoding response regulator transcription factor → MRILVVEDDVQIADMLAEALTNRQYVVDVVQDGETALNYVQTLNYDLILLDITLPKLDGIGFCQQLRDGTKTIADGGLNLSIPILMLTARDTVADKIAGLDAGADDYMVKPFDLGELMARVRALLRRGSSRVGAKLFWGNLCISPSTYEVTYEDQFVNLTPKEYAILELLVSSGRRVLSRPGIIERVWSLEDPPSEETVKSHIKSLRQKLREVGAPDDFIETVHGLGYRLKLL, encoded by the coding sequence ATGCGTATTTTGGTAGTTGAAGATGATGTCCAAATTGCGGATATGCTGGCAGAGGCTCTAACTAACCGCCAGTATGTAGTGGACGTAGTACAAGATGGCGAAACAGCATTGAACTATGTTCAAACCCTAAATTATGACTTAATTCTGCTAGATATAACTTTACCGAAACTAGATGGAATTGGGTTTTGTCAACAACTGCGCGATGGTACTAAGACGATCGCAGATGGTGGGCTTAACCTATCCATTCCCATCCTCATGCTTACCGCTCGCGATACCGTAGCAGACAAAATTGCAGGGCTAGATGCTGGAGCAGATGACTACATGGTTAAGCCCTTTGACCTGGGAGAGCTCATGGCTCGCGTGCGGGCGCTCTTACGGCGAGGAAGTTCTAGAGTCGGAGCAAAACTTTTTTGGGGGAATTTGTGCATCAGTCCCAGTACCTACGAAGTCACTTATGAGGATCAGTTTGTGAATCTAACTCCAAAGGAGTATGCGATTCTGGAGCTATTGGTTTCTAGCGGTCGTCGAGTGTTAAGTAGACCGGGAATTATTGAACGAGTCTGGTCGCTAGAAGATCCGCCAAGTGAGGAAACGGTCAAGTCCCACATCAAAAGCTTGCGGCAAAAACTTAGAGAAGTTGGTGCGCCCGATGACTTTATTGAGACAGTTCACGGGCTTGGTTACCGCCTCAAGCTGCTTTAA
- a CDS encoding bifunctional metallophosphatase/5'-nucleotidase has product MTFTERFKSFTILHSNDMHGDFLAEATGVAEGHVIGGMALLSGYINQVRQEEKNVLFVISGDMLQGSTIDVEYKGLSTIEIMNYLAPDVVTLGNHELDYGFPHLLFLEKMANFPIVNANLYIKKYNKRLMNPYLILNVDGFDIMFIGIITEEALKTLKRDRSIGTFVSLEDAASEVGKICNAYKNDDIDLTIILTHIGFEEDKKLAAMLNPEWGVDLIIGGHSHTFLEQPAQVNNILIAQAGVGTDQIGRFDVVVDDDTNSIVEWKWQLLPVDSNLAPPDPEIEKLIATFKEDVDRKYNRLIGRLARKLTHPRREEETELGNLFADIFAQLDKLDVVFVASGAIRGTELGPLVTLSDLKQIFPYEDPIRKYRVTGVHLTKIFAHIMRLENRIPGESEYLQVSKAVKAVYRDTEEKLESLSINGQPVQDDQHYTICMDGYRFQNSEHILGMTHEELTKLATPKVVTTSCQDVIEEYFSHHQNLDSYIEGRFVYK; this is encoded by the coding sequence ATGACCTTCACCGAACGGTTTAAAAGTTTCACGATTTTGCATTCAAATGATATGCACGGAGACTTTCTGGCAGAAGCTACAGGTGTAGCAGAAGGCCATGTGATTGGTGGAATGGCGCTACTTTCCGGCTATATCAATCAGGTACGCCAGGAAGAGAAAAACGTGCTTTTTGTCATTTCTGGTGACATGCTCCAAGGCTCTACGATTGATGTGGAGTATAAAGGTCTTTCAACCATAGAAATTATGAATTACCTGGCTCCAGACGTAGTGACTCTAGGGAATCATGAACTAGATTATGGGTTCCCTCACTTACTTTTCCTGGAAAAGATGGCAAATTTTCCGATTGTGAATGCCAACTTATATATCAAAAAGTACAACAAGCGCTTAATGAATCCCTATCTGATCCTCAATGTCGATGGATTCGACATTATGTTCATCGGGATTATTACTGAAGAAGCTCTGAAAACATTAAAACGTGATAGAAGTATTGGTACATTCGTAAGTCTTGAAGATGCCGCCTCAGAAGTTGGTAAGATTTGCAACGCCTACAAAAATGACGACATTGACCTGACAATTATCCTGACCCACATTGGTTTTGAAGAAGATAAAAAACTAGCAGCAATGCTAAACCCGGAATGGGGTGTGGATCTGATCATTGGCGGACATTCCCATACATTTTTAGAACAACCTGCCCAAGTTAATAACATTCTAATTGCCCAAGCTGGAGTTGGCACAGACCAAATTGGACGCTTTGATGTTGTAGTGGATGACGATACTAACAGCATCGTTGAATGGAAGTGGCAACTCCTCCCTGTGGATAGTAATTTGGCACCGCCAGATCCCGAAATCGAAAAGCTGATCGCTACCTTTAAAGAAGATGTAGATCGTAAATACAATCGACTAATTGGACGACTAGCCCGTAAACTGACTCATCCTAGGCGTGAAGAAGAAACTGAATTGGGTAACTTATTCGCTGATATTTTTGCTCAACTAGATAAGTTAGATGTAGTTTTTGTAGCCAGTGGTGCAATCCGGGGAACAGAATTAGGACCGCTAGTAACATTGAGCGATCTCAAACAAATCTTTCCTTACGAAGATCCTATACGTAAATATAGGGTTACAGGCGTACATCTCACCAAAATATTCGCACACATTATGAGATTAGAAAACAGAATACCCGGTGAAAGTGAGTATCTTCAGGTCAGTAAAGCTGTTAAGGCCGTTTATAGAGACACTGAAGAAAAGCTTGAATCTTTAAGCATTAATGGACAACCTGTACAAGACGACCAACACTACACCATCTGTATGGATGGCTATCGTTTCCAAAATTCAGAGCATATTCTAGGCATGACCCATGAAGAATTAACAAAATTAGCTACTCCAAAGGTAGTCACAACATCTTGCCAGGATGTCATTGAAGAATACTTTAGTCATCATCAAAATCTTGACAGCTATATCGAAGGAAGATTTGTCTACAAGTAA
- a CDS encoding EF-hand domain-containing protein codes for MARDIITRFRKQLTAAIEGERHNVLFEQASPEIKGNLRYIFDAIDRDRSGELSTHELAAHLQSAGKGFQEGELTYLFKSIDRDGSGEIDFEEFGELMLRHRRLMSRYTEFVTYFLPLDADEDEFISTKEMNTALASVGEPPLSNDEIAFLRDRTGGEPLTWNRFIEVLLVT; via the coding sequence GTGGCTCGCGACATCATCACCCGATTTCGCAAACAACTGACGGCTGCGATCGAGGGGGAGCGTCATAACGTCCTATTTGAACAAGCGTCTCCTGAAATTAAAGGTAACCTTCGCTATATCTTTGATGCTATCGATCGCGATCGCAGTGGTGAACTCTCAACTCACGAATTAGCGGCACATCTGCAATCAGCAGGAAAAGGCTTCCAGGAGGGTGAGTTGACGTATCTATTCAAATCGATAGATCGCGATGGCAGTGGAGAAATCGATTTTGAAGAGTTTGGCGAATTAATGCTGCGTCACCGCCGTCTCATGTCGAGGTACACGGAATTTGTCACGTATTTTCTACCGCTTGATGCTGACGAAGATGAATTCATCAGTACCAAGGAAATGAATACGGCGCTAGCGAGTGTGGGAGAACCGCCTTTATCTAATGATGAAATTGCCTTTCTGCGCGATCGCACAGGCGGTGAGCCGTTGACTTGGAATCGGTTTATTGAAGTGCTGCTAGTGACTTGA
- a CDS encoding HAD-IC family P-type ATPase, whose translation MILVLMQESFFILVIGHWSLVTGHWSLVTVKEVSMAISLDKSVTNTYQFSRTQWHQVHFREVAFFLDTNLETGLASAEVERRQAEVGLNELTNKQGKSVWLQFLLQFHQPLFYTLLIAGCIKAILGSWTNAIAIWGIAVLSALIFYLQELSAERSIATVVKAVTNKAGIIRDGKTARIHACELIPGDLVLLNAGDRVPADLRLVSTHNLQMNEFSLTCEFNPVEKSTISLNENTPLAQRCNMAYAGSFVTSGQGRGIVVATGNSTELGKVSQSIKQQTSLSTPLIRKFGYFNRILLCVVFVLASLTFVLGSGQGRSWREMFEVVVALVVSAIPEGLPEVLTIILAIGVARMARRNILIRKLPVVETLSSTTVICPDMRTLTENQMTVQLIWAGQQRYAVDGLGYSPNGTIWEVGHCQPIHFGGRFLNFGLGETSESGSNPNSKRQNPKINIALRECLVAGLLCNNSHLEPKQNQWVVVGDATEGALIIVARKAGLSQSSLTEVMPKLDVIPFESDLQYMGTLHGTKINDKRKNISSFISDSSEKRIYVKGSVEVVLNRCRQMLDSDGNLVPLNRPSVELEVEMIAKQGLRVLAFAKKLMVGNCNSLAREHLESDLIFLGLQGIFDPLRLEVFATIQSCYSAGIQVKMITKDHIVTAVAIAKKLGLQNKNQLLAFEGQQLARMNGRELAQAAQAGVVFARVTPVQKLRLVEALQSKGEIVAIAGDKVNDAASLRQANIGIARGDAGTDVAKETADLLLMDDNFASIEAAVEEGQTVYQNLRHAIAFILPVNGGELIAVLLSALMSRELPLLPLQILWLNMVNSTSLAIPLAFEPKPRQMMFPDARCRNKPLPSQQMFWQILIVSVFNGILIFGMYEWIRQTTGEIAVARTMAIQTFITSRIIYLLSISNLGSTIAAKLKGQAISIQNSPAIIIGIFCTIVLQVLFSQWSFMNALFDTVPLNVNHWFTW comes from the coding sequence ATGATTCTTGTGTTAATGCAAGAATCATTTTTTATTTTGGTCATTGGTCATTGGTCACTGGTCACTGGTCACTGGTCACTGGTCACTGTTAAAGAGGTGAGTATGGCAATATCTCTGGACAAATCAGTTACAAATACTTATCAGTTTTCTCGCACTCAATGGCATCAAGTTCATTTTAGAGAAGTTGCTTTTTTCCTGGATACTAACCTAGAAACGGGGTTGGCATCTGCTGAAGTCGAACGACGACAAGCGGAGGTTGGTCTGAATGAATTAACCAACAAACAAGGTAAAAGCGTTTGGTTGCAGTTTTTGCTGCAATTTCATCAGCCTCTTTTTTATACTTTATTAATAGCAGGGTGCATCAAAGCTATACTCGGTTCCTGGACAAATGCGATCGCAATTTGGGGTATAGCAGTCCTCAGTGCTCTTATTTTCTATTTACAGGAATTGAGTGCGGAAAGGTCAATTGCTACTGTTGTAAAAGCAGTCACAAACAAAGCGGGTATAATACGTGATGGAAAAACGGCTCGTATCCACGCTTGCGAATTGATACCGGGTGACTTAGTACTCCTGAATGCTGGCGATCGCGTTCCAGCTGACCTGCGGCTTGTGAGTACGCACAACTTGCAAATGAATGAGTTTTCTCTAACTTGTGAATTTAATCCTGTTGAAAAAAGCACCATTTCCCTCAATGAAAATACTCCCTTAGCTCAGCGTTGTAACATGGCTTATGCAGGAAGCTTTGTCACCTCCGGACAAGGAAGAGGGATTGTTGTAGCCACAGGGAACAGCACGGAATTGGGGAAAGTATCTCAATCCATCAAGCAACAAACTAGCTTGAGTACACCTTTAATCCGGAAGTTTGGCTACTTCAATCGAATTTTGCTCTGTGTTGTGTTCGTACTGGCAAGCTTAACCTTTGTGTTGGGATCGGGACAAGGACGCTCTTGGCGTGAAATGTTTGAAGTGGTAGTGGCTCTAGTAGTGAGTGCCATTCCTGAAGGATTACCTGAGGTACTGACCATCATTCTAGCAATTGGGGTGGCGCGAATGGCACGTCGTAATATCCTTATCCGCAAACTTCCTGTAGTAGAAACACTGAGCAGTACTACCGTCATCTGTCCTGACATGAGAACACTCACCGAAAATCAGATGACTGTACAACTTATCTGGGCTGGTCAGCAAAGATATGCAGTAGACGGTTTGGGCTACAGCCCAAATGGGACAATTTGGGAAGTTGGTCATTGTCAACCTATTCATTTTGGCGGGCGATTTTTAAATTTTGGCTTGGGCGAAACAAGTGAGTCAGGAAGCAACCCTAACTCCAAACGGCAAAATCCTAAAATAAACATTGCCTTACGGGAATGCTTAGTTGCGGGTTTGCTGTGCAATAACTCCCACCTAGAACCCAAACAAAATCAATGGGTTGTGGTTGGTGATGCTACCGAAGGTGCTTTAATTATTGTTGCCCGTAAAGCTGGTTTGAGTCAGTCTAGCCTCACAGAAGTCATGCCTAAGTTGGATGTGATTCCTTTTGAATCCGACCTCCAATATATGGGAACCTTGCATGGAACAAAAATCAACGATAAGCGTAAAAACATATCATCCTTCATTTCAGATTCCTCAGAAAAAAGGATTTATGTAAAGGGTTCGGTGGAAGTCGTTCTCAACCGTTGTAGGCAAATGTTGGATTCTGACGGAAATCTTGTTCCCCTCAACCGCCCATCTGTGGAACTTGAAGTCGAGATGATCGCAAAGCAGGGGTTGCGGGTGCTGGCATTTGCCAAGAAGTTGATGGTAGGTAACTGTAACTCCTTAGCTCGCGAACATCTGGAATCAGATCTGATTTTTTTAGGACTACAAGGCATCTTTGACCCACTTCGATTGGAAGTGTTTGCAACCATCCAATCTTGCTATTCTGCGGGAATTCAAGTAAAGATGATTACCAAAGACCATATCGTTACGGCGGTAGCAATTGCCAAAAAGCTGGGGCTGCAAAACAAAAATCAATTGCTAGCGTTTGAGGGACAACAGCTAGCACGTATGAATGGGAGGGAACTCGCACAAGCAGCACAAGCAGGAGTCGTCTTTGCCAGAGTAACTCCCGTCCAAAAGCTACGTCTTGTAGAAGCGTTGCAGTCTAAGGGTGAGATTGTGGCGATCGCAGGAGATAAGGTGAATGATGCTGCATCTTTAAGACAGGCGAATATTGGTATTGCAAGGGGTGATGCGGGAACGGATGTTGCTAAAGAAACTGCCGATCTGCTGCTCATGGATGACAACTTTGCTTCTATTGAAGCAGCAGTTGAGGAAGGACAAACAGTTTACCAGAATCTGCGTCATGCGATCGCTTTTATCCTACCTGTTAATGGTGGTGAGTTAATAGCGGTTTTACTCAGCGCCCTCATGTCACGAGAATTGCCTCTCTTACCGCTACAAATCCTGTGGCTGAACATGGTTAACTCAACCTCTCTGGCTATCCCCTTGGCGTTTGAACCTAAACCCCGTCAGATGATGTTTCCAGATGCACGCTGTCGTAACAAACCCTTGCCATCCCAACAGATGTTCTGGCAGATTTTGATTGTGTCTGTGTTCAACGGAATATTGATTTTTGGAATGTATGAATGGATACGCCAGACTACAGGAGAAATTGCTGTGGCGCGGACAATGGCAATCCAGACATTCATTACTAGTAGAATTATATATTTATTAAGTATCAGCAACTTAGGGAGTACAATTGCTGCCAAACTCAAAGGTCAGGCAATATCAATTCAGAATTCTCCTGCGATTATCATTGGCATTTTTTGCACTATTGTCTTGCAAGTCCTCTTTAGCCAGTGGAGTTTTATGAATGCTTTGTTTGACACTGTACCACTCAATGTAAACCATTGGTTTACTTGGTGA
- a CDS encoding nucleoside hydrolase: MIVLQNQIVPVIIDTDGGVDDALALIMALNSPKLDLKAITVVAGNINVDQAANNVLRVVSIVEPDTSLIVAKGCEKPLVKPPFNAAGIHGGDGLGELEQFKEADGTPRYPKLTTKPSTENAINLLLKAAQEYDNLTIIALGPLTNVATAIQKDATTMKKIGRIIIMGGAVTVPGNITAAAEFNFFVDPDAAQVVMESGIPLTLVGLDVAMKAPLPRQVVEDNLQRRPSKVTQFIADCTGIYMAFYRDNEGFYGCYLHDPLAMAVAIDPSLVTTESLHMMVEIQGRFTTGMSLADRRDRRDEKTNAPNVEACLDVDTERFLRLFDQLV, from the coding sequence ATGATAGTCCTTCAAAACCAGATCGTACCAGTAATAATAGATACAGACGGTGGTGTTGATGATGCCTTAGCTCTGATTATGGCATTGAATTCACCTAAATTAGACCTAAAAGCAATTACCGTTGTAGCTGGCAATATTAACGTAGATCAAGCTGCTAATAATGTGTTGCGCGTAGTGAGTATTGTTGAACCCGATACTTCGCTCATTGTTGCCAAAGGCTGTGAAAAACCACTTGTGAAACCTCCGTTCAATGCAGCAGGAATTCATGGTGGAGATGGTTTGGGTGAGTTAGAGCAATTTAAGGAAGCGGATGGTACACCGCGCTACCCCAAACTTACTACTAAGCCATCTACAGAGAATGCTATTAATCTGCTTCTCAAGGCAGCTCAAGAGTACGATAATCTGACCATTATTGCTTTAGGACCGCTTACGAATGTAGCAACAGCGATTCAGAAAGATGCCACAACCATGAAAAAAATAGGGCGGATTATCATCATGGGTGGGGCTGTTACTGTACCCGGAAATATTACAGCAGCAGCTGAATTTAACTTTTTTGTAGATCCCGATGCGGCTCAAGTCGTCATGGAGTCGGGAATTCCCTTGACTTTGGTTGGTTTAGATGTGGCGATGAAAGCCCCTCTACCACGCCAAGTTGTTGAAGATAATTTACAGCGTCGTCCTTCAAAAGTCACCCAGTTTATTGCCGACTGCACGGGAATTTATATGGCTTTCTATCGTGACAATGAAGGCTTTTATGGGTGTTATTTACACGATCCCTTGGCGATGGCGGTTGCAATAGATCCCAGTTTGGTAACTACAGAATCGCTGCATATGATGGTTGAAATTCAGGGACGATTTACGACTGGAATGTCACTAGCCGATCGACGCGATCGCAGAGATGAGAAAACTAACGCTCCCAACGTAGAGGCTTGCTTAGATGTGGATACTGAACGCTTTTTACGTCTATTCGATCAACTTGTCTGA
- a CDS encoding carotenoid oxygenase family protein, which produces MTLPSAAICTLYDLEVGTAQSKYFGCGRFGGECVFAPRPNGKAEDDGWVLTYIHDAVEKRSELLVLDAQNIIAEPVARVILPQRVPFGFHCAWVCSEELATAKTRRS; this is translated from the coding sequence ATGACCTTGCCATCAGCGGCTATTTGTACTTTGTATGATTTAGAAGTCGGAACAGCGCAATCTAAATATTTTGGTTGTGGACGGTTTGGCGGTGAATGTGTCTTTGCTCCTCGTCCCAATGGCAAAGCTGAAGACGACGGATGGGTATTAACTTATATTCATGATGCTGTTGAAAAGCGTTCAGAATTGCTGGTTTTAGATGCCCAAAATATCATTGCTGAACCAGTAGCCCGCGTGATACTCCCTCAACGAGTTCCCTTTGGCTTCCATTGCGCCTGGGTTTGTTCAGAAGAATTGGCAACTGCTAAAACCCGGAGATCGTGA
- a CDS encoding urea transporter, with protein MNNNPTPTIEGGEPLPLHELIHHILESKTTATERLFYGIPVLGTMQLLNQQLANQPGLNFFNATLRGIGQAIFVNNPISGLLIIIAMFIQSPWLGIMSLIGTASATLTAIAFKLNPSAIQNGIFGLNGLFVGATLAFFGLFGGKGVWNPSWIVAAIMLSALSTIVLQTVGTWFATRFPPYCQSRFIQLQLPKNTDSVSWWLATSSPDFANN; from the coding sequence ATGAATAACAACCCTACTCCGACTATTGAAGGCGGCGAACCGCTACCTTTGCATGAACTGATACACCACATTCTAGAATCTAAGACAACAGCCACTGAGAGATTGTTTTATGGAATCCCAGTTTTGGGAACGATGCAGCTGCTCAACCAACAGCTTGCCAATCAGCCCGGTTTGAATTTTTTCAATGCAACCTTGCGCGGCATCGGACAGGCTATTTTTGTTAACAATCCCATTAGTGGGCTGCTGATTATTATTGCCATGTTCATCCAGTCTCCCTGGTTGGGGATTATGAGTTTGATAGGGACTGCCTCTGCAACATTAACAGCGATCGCTTTCAAATTGAATCCTAGCGCGATTCAAAATGGCATCTTTGGTTTGAATGGGCTGTTTGTTGGGGCAACATTGGCGTTTTTCGGGCTGTTTGGTGGCAAAGGAGTCTGGAATCCTAGTTGGATCGTCGCAGCAATTATGCTTTCTGCTCTATCAACCATCGTCTTGCAGACCGTAGGAACATGGTTTGCTACCCGCTTCCCTCCTTATTGCCAGTCTCGCTTTATACAGTTGCAACTCCCGAAGAACACCGACAGCGTTTCCTGGTGGCTCGCGACATCATCACCCGATTTCGCAAACAACTGA
- a CDS encoding pyridoxal-dependent decarboxylase, with protein sequence MNNNSQNNGLGANNGLNKFFKFGDVPHLEGLGTRSVEAWFLGTKAENVDEFERLVVEAIRDHAFWRRNFHPGDPTHVTEQIKRQPDYLQAIDSLKENYRSLLAFLKKSVPFFSMRYQGHMNWDMTMPSILGYFAAMLYNPNNVAFEGSSATTLLEILVGDDLCRMLGYSIADEAEIEKGAIRPWGHITCGGTVANIEAIWSARNLKFYPLALQAALQNEVSLKAAQDINISLPTGGLKPLIELDTWSVLNLKGDDILALPTRLYQEYQIKSETLTEVLSEYSLQNLGMAQFSNRFLSNIKSSPVFLVPATKHYSFPKAAALLGIGASNLIDVPVDEDARMSIAEVRKILQVCLAERKPVYTVVSVMGSTEESATDPLKDILELREEFRSQGLEFTVHADAAWGGYFACLLREDETNNSIELTKTKEESLLEIGLSSYVTKQFQVLGKADSITVDPHKSGYIPYPAGALCYRNSAMRDLVTFAAPYMYHGEAEPTVGIYGLEGSKPGAAAASVYLSHQVIRPTKSGYGKIIGKALFNCKKLYARLLCMAHPDDRFVVVPVPRLPAEISGSNVEEQIQFIRERIDKASNDQLLADKEAMHLLSEIGPDQNIITYAFNFKNPDGSLNTDLALANRLNRAIYDKLSIDPGEDIYSYKLIVSTTDFDIAHYGEVFIENYKRRLLGVSNAPGSSITVLRSTVLDPWLTETSKSSFLNLIEHELRNCVSDSLFRDALLQVFEDIDKNKDGVLEISEIESKFKALGYGDKDINMFWNMSDVNKDSTLSIEEFVQHFSQFLVLSSRH encoded by the coding sequence ATGAATAATAACTCTCAAAACAATGGGTTAGGCGCAAATAATGGACTGAATAAATTCTTCAAATTTGGAGACGTTCCCCATCTTGAAGGTTTGGGAACTCGTTCAGTGGAAGCATGGTTTTTAGGTACAAAAGCAGAAAATGTTGATGAATTTGAGCGTTTAGTTGTAGAAGCGATTCGCGACCACGCATTTTGGCGTCGAAACTTTCATCCTGGCGATCCAACTCATGTTACCGAGCAAATTAAACGACAACCAGATTACTTACAAGCGATTGATAGTCTCAAGGAAAATTACCGTTCGTTGCTAGCGTTTTTGAAGAAATCTGTGCCTTTCTTCAGTATGCGCTACCAAGGTCATATGAACTGGGATATGACAATGCCATCAATCTTGGGCTATTTTGCAGCAATGCTGTATAACCCAAATAATGTGGCTTTTGAAGGGTCAAGCGCAACAACGCTTTTGGAAATTTTGGTAGGAGACGACCTTTGCCGAATGCTGGGATACAGCATAGCAGATGAGGCAGAAATCGAAAAAGGAGCTATTCGCCCCTGGGGACATATTACTTGTGGGGGAACTGTTGCCAATATTGAGGCAATTTGGTCAGCAAGAAACTTGAAATTCTATCCCCTTGCCTTGCAAGCAGCTTTGCAAAATGAAGTGTCACTTAAAGCCGCACAAGATATTAATATTTCTTTACCTACTGGTGGGTTAAAACCTCTTATTGAACTGGACACTTGGTCTGTACTTAACTTAAAAGGTGATGACATTCTGGCATTACCAACTCGACTCTATCAGGAGTATCAGATTAAGAGTGAAACCCTCACAGAAGTCTTGTCTGAGTATTCGCTGCAAAACCTTGGAATGGCGCAATTTTCAAATCGCTTCCTCAGCAACATCAAGTCTTCTCCTGTCTTCCTCGTACCTGCAACCAAACATTATTCATTTCCAAAAGCAGCTGCTTTGCTGGGAATTGGAGCGTCAAACCTGATTGACGTTCCTGTCGATGAAGACGCCAGGATGAGTATTGCTGAAGTTAGAAAGATTCTTCAAGTTTGTCTAGCTGAACGCAAACCTGTGTATACTGTAGTTTCGGTCATGGGAAGTACAGAAGAAAGTGCAACTGACCCCCTTAAAGATATTCTGGAACTGCGAGAAGAATTTCGCTCTCAAGGGCTAGAATTTACAGTTCACGCTGATGCGGCTTGGGGTGGTTATTTTGCTTGTTTGCTTCGTGAAGATGAGACTAACAATTCAATAGAACTTACGAAGACAAAAGAAGAATCACTCCTTGAGATTGGATTAAGTTCTTATGTCACCAAGCAGTTCCAAGTCTTAGGCAAAGCTGATTCCATCACGGTAGACCCTCATAAATCCGGATACATTCCTTACCCAGCCGGAGCATTATGCTATCGCAATTCAGCAATGCGGGATTTAGTGACGTTTGCTGCTCCCTATATGTACCATGGTGAAGCAGAACCCACTGTTGGTATATATGGTTTGGAGGGATCAAAGCCAGGAGCCGCCGCAGCCTCTGTTTATCTCAGCCATCAGGTTATTCGTCCAACAAAGAGTGGATACGGCAAAATTATTGGTAAGGCTCTATTCAATTGTAAGAAACTTTATGCGCGGCTCCTCTGTATGGCGCATCCAGACGACAGATTTGTTGTCGTTCCCGTCCCTCGACTTCCCGCAGAAATCTCTGGTTCTAATGTAGAGGAACAAATTCAATTCATTCGTGAAAGAATTGATAAAGCAAGTAACGATCAACTCTTGGCTGATAAAGAAGCAATGCACCTGCTTTCAGAAATCGGTCCAGACCAAAATATCATCACCTACGCGTTTAATTTCAAAAATCCTGACGGTTCGCTCAACACAGATTTAGCTTTGGCAAACCGTTTGAACAGAGCTATCTATGATAAGCTCAGCATCGATCCGGGTGAGGATATTTATAGTTATAAACTTATCGTCAGTACCACAGATTTTGATATTGCTCATTACGGAGAAGTTTTTATCGAAAACTACAAACGCCGTCTGTTAGGAGTATCTAACGCACCTGGCTCTTCAATCACGGTACTACGCTCTACAGTACTCGATCCGTGGCTTACAGAAACATCAAAGAGTTCATTTCTCAATCTTATTGAACATGAGTTGCGTAACTGCGTTTCTGATTCTCTGTTCCGAGATGCTCTTCTTCAAGTGTTTGAAGATATTGACAAAAATAAAGATGGAGTTTTGGAAATCTCTGAAATTGAGTCTAAATTCAAAGCTTTGGGTTATGGAGATAAAGACATCAATATGTTCTGGAACATGAGCGATGTCAACAAAGATAGTACTTTGTCAATAGAAGAATTTGTACAACACTTCTCACAATTCCTAGTATTGTCATCTCGCCATTAA